Proteins encoded in a region of the Phoenix dactylifera cultivar Barhee BC4 chromosome 3, palm_55x_up_171113_PBpolish2nd_filt_p, whole genome shotgun sequence genome:
- the LOC103716692 gene encoding uncharacterized protein LOC103716692 isoform X1, whose product MAYRRKHGTHRATTFEDFRSAPAPEDCLPSPSPPPSSLAAQAIRASAAHRDSSLSSAYGESAFSSAYRESNRPKSPKDSNTYEYTSMKTLNEPKHGFWGVLARKAKAILEDDNATQQFDDHGRNQLHMFDSSTGGQFHQSYSEGYRKAEKPAFNKGSDSIASSLNHIGGTIRHALEEGLTIVENRTADIIQETKKLQIRRKASGSSSQDQPSDTLAPDNLSQIQTDQEIQLKASRDVANAMAAKAKLLLRELKTVKADLAFAKQRCSQLEEENKILRENREKGTHHEDDDLIRLQLETLLAEKARLANENSLYARENRFLREIVEYHQLTMQDVVYLDEGIEEVTEVYQIPSHSSSSRSASEFPFPVLSSTPSPAPDPTILSSPKEISISRTPTNPTSPPKVLAKPVPTDRETSPSPSPKAEGCKQQEFSPLSSSMVECPRQQERSSSPSP is encoded by the exons ATGGCGTATCGGAGGAAGCACGGCACGCACAGGGCCACCACCTTCGAGGACTTCCGATCTGCACCGGCGCCGGAGGACTGTTTGCCGTCGCCGTCGCCACCGCCGTCGTCGCTAGCCGCCCAGGCCATCCGCGCCTCCGCCGCCCACCGCgattcctccctctcctccgcctATGGCGAATCCGCCTTCTCCTCCGCCTACCGGGAATCCAATCGTCCAAAGTCCCCCAAG GATTCAAATACCTATGAGTACACATCGATGAAAACCTTGAATGAACCTAAGCATGGATTTTGGGGGGTTTTGGCTAGAAAAGCTAAAGCAATTCTTGAAGATGATAATGCAACCCAGCAATTTGATGACCATGGCAGGAACCAGCTCCATATGTTTGACTCATCAACAGGTGGACAG TTCCATCAATCCTATTCTGAAGGCTACCGGAAGGCAGAAAAGCCTGCATTTAATAAAGGATCAGATTCAATTGCTTCTTCCCTTAATCACATTGGTGGTACAATCAGACATGCCCTTGAA GAGGGCCTGACAATTGTGGAGAATAGAACAGCTGATATCATTCAGGAAACCAAGAAGCTGCAAATTAGGAGAAAAGCAAGTGGTTCCAGTTCACAAGATCAGCCTTCAGATACATTGGCTCCGGATAATCTCTCTCAGATTCAAACTGACCAAGAAATACAACTGAAGGCTTCTCGCGAT gttGCAAATGCAATGGCTGCTAAGGCCAAACTTCTTTTGCGGGAACTAAAAACAGTCAAAGCAGACCTGGCTTTTGCAAAGCAACGGTGCTCTCAGCTTGAAGAAGAGAATAAAATCTTGCGGGAAAACCGTGAAAAGGGAACTCACCATGAAGATGACGATCTG ATACGTCTCCAGCTGGAGACGTTATTGGCTGAGAAGGCAAGGTTGGCAAATGAGAACTCGTTATATGCACGAGAGAATCGATTCCTGAGGGAGATTGTGGAATACCATCAGCTTACCATGCAGGACGTTGTCTACTTGGATGAGGGCATCGAAGAGGTCACGGAGGTCTATCAGATCCCCTCCCACTCATCATCATCTCGTTCTGCATCTGAATTTCCCTTCCCTGTCCTCTCTAGCACTCCCTCTCCTGCTCCAGACCCCACTATTTTATCATCTCCAAAGGAAATCTCCATATCAAGAACGCCCACCAATCCTACATCGCCTCCAAAGGTACTTGCAAAGCCTGTGCCTACAGACAGAGAGACAAGTCCATCACCATCTCCAAAGGCTGAAGGTTGCAAGCAGCAGGAGTTTAGTCCATTGTCATCTTCAATGGTTGAATGTCCCAGACAGCAGGAGAGGAGTTCATCACCATCTCCATGA
- the LOC103716692 gene encoding uncharacterized protein LOC103716692 isoform X3: MAYRRKHGTHRATTFEDFRSAPAPEDCLPSPSPPPSSLAAQAIRASAAHRDSSLSSAYGESAFSSAYRESNRPKSPKDSNTYEYTSMKTLNEPKHGFWGVLARKAKAILEDDNATQQFDDHGRNQLHMFDSSTGGQFHQSYSEGYRKAEKPAFNKGSDSIASSLNHIGGTIRHALEEGLTIVENRTADIIQETKKLQIRRKASGSSSQDQPSDTLAPDNLSQIQTDQEIQLKASRDVANAMAAKAKLLLRELKTVKADLAFAKQRCSQLEEENKILRENREKGTHHEDDDLPGCFGI, encoded by the exons ATGGCGTATCGGAGGAAGCACGGCACGCACAGGGCCACCACCTTCGAGGACTTCCGATCTGCACCGGCGCCGGAGGACTGTTTGCCGTCGCCGTCGCCACCGCCGTCGTCGCTAGCCGCCCAGGCCATCCGCGCCTCCGCCGCCCACCGCgattcctccctctcctccgcctATGGCGAATCCGCCTTCTCCTCCGCCTACCGGGAATCCAATCGTCCAAAGTCCCCCAAG GATTCAAATACCTATGAGTACACATCGATGAAAACCTTGAATGAACCTAAGCATGGATTTTGGGGGGTTTTGGCTAGAAAAGCTAAAGCAATTCTTGAAGATGATAATGCAACCCAGCAATTTGATGACCATGGCAGGAACCAGCTCCATATGTTTGACTCATCAACAGGTGGACAG TTCCATCAATCCTATTCTGAAGGCTACCGGAAGGCAGAAAAGCCTGCATTTAATAAAGGATCAGATTCAATTGCTTCTTCCCTTAATCACATTGGTGGTACAATCAGACATGCCCTTGAA GAGGGCCTGACAATTGTGGAGAATAGAACAGCTGATATCATTCAGGAAACCAAGAAGCTGCAAATTAGGAGAAAAGCAAGTGGTTCCAGTTCACAAGATCAGCCTTCAGATACATTGGCTCCGGATAATCTCTCTCAGATTCAAACTGACCAAGAAATACAACTGAAGGCTTCTCGCGAT gttGCAAATGCAATGGCTGCTAAGGCCAAACTTCTTTTGCGGGAACTAAAAACAGTCAAAGCAGACCTGGCTTTTGCAAAGCAACGGTGCTCTCAGCTTGAAGAAGAGAATAAAATCTTGCGGGAAAACCGTGAAAAGGGAACTCACCATGAAGATGACGATCTG CCAGGCTGCTTCGGCATTTAA
- the LOC103716692 gene encoding uncharacterized protein LOC103716692 isoform X2, translated as MAYRRKHGTHRATTFEDFRSAPAPEDCLPSPSPPPSSLAAQAIRASAAHRDSSLSSAYGESAFSSAYRESNRPKSPKDSNTYEYTSMKTLNEPKHGFWGVLARKAKAILEDDNATQQFDDHGRNQLHMFDSSTGGQFHQSYSEGYRKAEKPAFNKGSDSIASSLNHIGGTIRHALEEGLTIVENRTADIIQETKKLQIRRKASGSSSQDQPSDTLAPDNLSQIQTDQEIQLKASRDVANAMAAKAKLLLRELKTVKADLAFAKQRCSQLEEENKILRENREKGTHHEDDDLAASAFNCDIVHLSTFEGDGYIKKMDISFHPKKKWISHLEFYMGLDSNTHAVDF; from the exons ATGGCGTATCGGAGGAAGCACGGCACGCACAGGGCCACCACCTTCGAGGACTTCCGATCTGCACCGGCGCCGGAGGACTGTTTGCCGTCGCCGTCGCCACCGCCGTCGTCGCTAGCCGCCCAGGCCATCCGCGCCTCCGCCGCCCACCGCgattcctccctctcctccgcctATGGCGAATCCGCCTTCTCCTCCGCCTACCGGGAATCCAATCGTCCAAAGTCCCCCAAG GATTCAAATACCTATGAGTACACATCGATGAAAACCTTGAATGAACCTAAGCATGGATTTTGGGGGGTTTTGGCTAGAAAAGCTAAAGCAATTCTTGAAGATGATAATGCAACCCAGCAATTTGATGACCATGGCAGGAACCAGCTCCATATGTTTGACTCATCAACAGGTGGACAG TTCCATCAATCCTATTCTGAAGGCTACCGGAAGGCAGAAAAGCCTGCATTTAATAAAGGATCAGATTCAATTGCTTCTTCCCTTAATCACATTGGTGGTACAATCAGACATGCCCTTGAA GAGGGCCTGACAATTGTGGAGAATAGAACAGCTGATATCATTCAGGAAACCAAGAAGCTGCAAATTAGGAGAAAAGCAAGTGGTTCCAGTTCACAAGATCAGCCTTCAGATACATTGGCTCCGGATAATCTCTCTCAGATTCAAACTGACCAAGAAATACAACTGAAGGCTTCTCGCGAT gttGCAAATGCAATGGCTGCTAAGGCCAAACTTCTTTTGCGGGAACTAAAAACAGTCAAAGCAGACCTGGCTTTTGCAAAGCAACGGTGCTCTCAGCTTGAAGAAGAGAATAAAATCTTGCGGGAAAACCGTGAAAAGGGAACTCACCATGAAGATGACGATCTG GCTGCTTCGGCATTTAATTGTGATATTGTTCACTTAAGCACTTTTGAGGGAGATGGTTACATCAAAAAAATGGATATCTcctttcatccaaaaaaaaaatggatatcaCATCTTGAGTTTTACATGGGGCTGGACAGCAACACTCATGCAGTGGATTTCTAG
- the LOC103716691 gene encoding uncharacterized protein LOC103716691: MESIQHFMIILVLIGILSAYQYKAQSSGGSMTPARSLDALLQDYAYRAFVHPHTGRPYDGQVPSNITGIKIAALRLRSGSLRRKGVPGYKEFQIPTGVIVRPYVKRLVLVYQNLGNWSSTYYNLPGYTHLTPVLGLLAYDAANLSATNLPELTVVVSKSPILINFTDARPVPAGLSARCVYFNLVGLPVFRELVSSNVCSTSQQGHFSIVVNASSIAPPPAPRPGHAKGNKSKVWKIVGAVVGGFIALVLLALLVAWMFRYRQERKMADMERHADVGEALQMARVGNTQAPVALGTRTQPVLENEYVA; the protein is encoded by the coding sequence ATGGAGTCCATTCAGCATTTCATGATCATTCTTGTGCTCATTGGGATTCTATCGGCGTACCAATATAAGGCCCAATCGAGCGGAGGTTCCATGACACCTGCAAGATCACTGGATGCACTCCTTCAGGACTATGCTTACCGGGCTTTTGTTCATCCCCACACTGGAAGACCCTATGATGGTCAAGTCCCATCCAATATTACTGGCATCAAGATAGCAGCATTAAGGCTCAGGAGTGGGAGCTTACGTAGAAAGGGAGTTCCGGGGTACAAGGAATTCCAAATCCCCACTGGAGTCATCGTGCGGCCATATGTCAAAAGGCTTGTCCTGGTTTACCAAAATCTGGGTAACTGGTCCTCTACTTACTACAACCTTCCTGGCTACACTCACTTAACtcctgtgctcggccttcttgCTTATGATGCAGCAAATCTGTCTGCCACCAACTTGCCAGAATTAACTGTTGTTGTTTCAAAATCGCCCATATTGATTAATTTCACGGATGCAAGACCAGTGCCAGCTGGGCTGAGTGCCAGATGTGTGTATTTCAATTTGGTTGGCTTGCCAGTGTTCAGAGAATTAGTGTCAAGCAATGTTTGTTCAACATCCCAACAGGGTCACTTCTCTATTGTGGTTAATGCCAGCAGCATTGCTCCTCCTCCTGCACCAAGGCCTGGTCACGCTAAGGGTAATAAGTCTAAGGTGTGGAAGATTGTCGGTGCTGTCGTTGGCGGGTTCATTGCTTTGGTTCTCTTGGCATTGCTTGTGGCATGGATGTTTCGTTACAGACAAGAAAGAAAGATGGCAGATATGGAACGGCATGCTGATGTGGGAGAAGCATTACAAATGGCAAGGGTTGGAAACACTCAGGCACCAGTGGCCTTAGGGACACGGACACAACCAGTTCTTGAGAATGAATATGTTGCTTGA